The Streptomyces aurantiacus genome includes a region encoding these proteins:
- a CDS encoding MarR family winged helix-turn-helix transcriptional regulator, whose amino-acid sequence MSTPSPASGSVPAADHASAPASKDVVEIERALNRIVYLTGRVRQHERLMALAGVSLDRAAVALLRQIADSEPMRPGELAARLAVEASHVTRQVQQLQKGGYLTRVPDPDDRRAQRIQLTAAGQEAIDRIRMASCRGMEVALAHWSPEELRQLSTLFHRMVDDFLRTDITLEGEGASSQPA is encoded by the coding sequence ATGTCCACGCCCTCACCCGCATCCGGCTCCGTCCCCGCTGCCGATCACGCATCCGCCCCCGCCTCGAAGGACGTCGTCGAGATCGAGCGGGCCCTCAACCGCATCGTGTATCTGACCGGCCGGGTCCGGCAGCACGAGCGCCTCATGGCCCTGGCCGGTGTGTCGTTGGACCGTGCGGCCGTGGCGCTGCTGCGGCAGATCGCCGACTCCGAGCCCATGCGCCCCGGCGAGCTGGCGGCCCGGCTGGCGGTGGAGGCCTCGCACGTCACCCGGCAGGTGCAGCAGTTGCAGAAGGGCGGTTACCTGACCCGGGTCCCGGACCCGGACGACCGCCGCGCCCAGCGCATCCAGCTCACCGCCGCCGGCCAGGAGGCGATCGACCGCATCCGTATGGCGAGCTGCCGGGGCATGGAGGTGGCGCTGGCCCACTGGTCGCCGGAGGAACTGCGGCAGCTCTCCACGCTGTTCCACCGGATGGTCGACGACTTCCTGCGCACCGACATCACGCTGGAGGGCGAGGGCGCCTCGTCGCAGCCCGCCTGA